The following are encoded in a window of Actinomyces oris genomic DNA:
- a CDS encoding thymidylate synthase, whose protein sequence is MGLVPPPGVDVAYENLLAEVLTNGAAKSDRTGTGTRSLFARQLRYDLRRGFPRITTKFVAMKAVKGELLWFLRGETNVRWLQERGITIWDEWADDSGELGPVYGSQWRSWPTRDGGTIDQITGLIDTLRTDPDSRRMLVSAWNVSELGSMALAPCHAFFQCYVADGRLSLQIYQRSADLFLGVPFNIASYALLAHMLAQQADLEPGELIWTGGDCHIYDNHVEQVRTQLSRVPSAHPFPTLRLERAESIDAYDMDDIDASQGYEHHPTIKAPVAV, encoded by the coding sequence ATGGGGCTCGTCCCTCCGCCAGGCGTAGACGTCGCCTACGAGAACCTACTGGCCGAGGTTCTGACCAACGGGGCCGCGAAGTCCGACCGTACCGGCACTGGGACGCGTTCGCTCTTCGCCCGCCAGCTGCGCTACGACCTGCGCCGCGGCTTTCCGCGTATCACCACGAAGTTCGTGGCCATGAAGGCCGTCAAGGGTGAACTGCTGTGGTTCTTGCGCGGGGAGACGAACGTGCGCTGGCTCCAGGAGCGGGGAATCACGATCTGGGACGAGTGGGCCGATGACTCCGGTGAGCTGGGGCCGGTCTACGGCTCGCAGTGGCGCTCCTGGCCCACCCGGGACGGAGGCACGATCGACCAGATCACCGGACTCATCGACACGCTACGCACCGACCCGGACTCGCGGCGCATGCTGGTGTCGGCCTGGAACGTCTCCGAGCTGGGATCCATGGCGCTGGCCCCCTGCCACGCCTTCTTCCAGTGCTACGTGGCCGACGGCCGCCTGAGCCTGCAGATCTACCAGCGCAGCGCCGACCTGTTCCTGGGGGTACCCTTCAACATCGCCTCTTACGCGCTGCTGGCCCACATGCTCGCCCAGCAGGCGGACCTGGAGCCCGGTGAGCTCATCTGGACCGGCGGAGACTGCCACATCTACGACAACCACGTCGAGCAGGTCCGCACCCAGCTCTCCCGGGTGCCCAGCGCCCACCCCTTCCCCACGCTGCGCCTGGAGCGGGCCGAGTCCATCGACGCCTACGACATGGACGACATCGACGCCTCCCAGGGCTACGAGCACCACCCCACGATCAAGGCCCCGGTCGCGGTATGA
- a CDS encoding OsmC family protein: MSTSNTAASAPNAVWAERAGTRQYIGRNSSGAEVRIGMGPGEFSPGELMKIALATCNTLSADHRLAKALGEDFEATVGCSTVKNDAEERYESFQVEIVTDLSSLDAEQRELLSQRVAGAVDRHCTVGHTIEHGASYTTTIVDPNED, translated from the coding sequence ATGAGCACTTCCAACACTGCCGCCTCCGCCCCTAACGCCGTGTGGGCCGAGCGCGCGGGCACCCGTCAGTACATCGGCCGCAACTCCTCGGGCGCCGAGGTCCGCATTGGTATGGGCCCGGGCGAGTTCTCGCCCGGTGAGCTGATGAAGATCGCCCTGGCCACCTGCAACACCCTGTCCGCCGACCACCGTCTGGCCAAGGCCCTGGGCGAGGACTTCGAGGCCACCGTGGGCTGCTCGACCGTCAAGAACGACGCCGAGGAACGCTACGAGTCCTTCCAGGTCGAGATCGTCACTGACCTGTCCTCCCTCGACGCTGAGCAGCGTGAGCTGCTCAGCCAGCGGGTCGCCGGAGCCGTGGACCGTCACTGCACCGTGGGTCACACCATCGAGCACGGCGCTTCCTACACGACGACGATCGTCGACCCCAACGAGGACTGA
- a CDS encoding TetR/AcrR family transcriptional regulator — translation MSPRDPGPTRAAILDAAATLLEDRGPESVTLRAVGEAAGVSRSAPYRHYTDKAALMRALAGRTLRQIAERIRHGAERHRGARQRLRAGCWAYIDYAVECPHHYQLVFGDAPIAEPDPGLEEAADDAMAAVGELVAQAQGAGLLRPGPTREIATVIWVLLHGLAALQITGHLHEPRTIDGDEHLADLLDLALEQLRPV, via the coding sequence ATGAGCCCTCGCGATCCAGGTCCGACGCGCGCCGCCATCCTCGACGCCGCTGCAACGCTGCTCGAGGACAGGGGACCTGAGTCGGTGACGCTGCGCGCCGTTGGTGAGGCTGCCGGCGTGTCCCGCTCGGCGCCCTATCGTCACTACACGGACAAGGCTGCGCTCATGCGTGCCCTGGCGGGACGGACCCTGCGGCAGATCGCAGAGCGGATTCGTCATGGTGCGGAGCGGCACCGGGGAGCGCGACAGCGGCTGCGCGCCGGTTGCTGGGCCTATATCGACTACGCAGTCGAGTGCCCCCACCACTACCAGCTGGTCTTCGGGGACGCCCCGATTGCGGAGCCGGACCCCGGGCTGGAGGAGGCCGCCGACGACGCCATGGCCGCCGTCGGCGAGCTCGTTGCCCAGGCCCAGGGAGCCGGTCTGCTGCGACCCGGCCCCACCCGTGAGATCGCCACCGTCATCTGGGTTCTGCTTCATGGGCTCGCTGCCCTGCAGATCACGGGTCATCTCCATGAGCCCCGGACCATTGACGGCGATGAGCATCTTGCGGATCTGCTGGACCTGGCCCTGGAACAGCTGCGACCCGTGTGA
- a CDS encoding NADPH-dependent F420 reductase, with protein MSVPSISIIGAGNIGSAVASLAVKAGASTQVVVRDASKATDLSGVDVAEIGSPLTGDIVVLALPYAAIDEVIATYGAQAFAGKVVVDPTNPLDFTTLDSLVPAGSSASAELAAKLPDAQVVKAFNTVFAAVLASGTIGARPATVLVASDSAEAKAGLRSFVEAAGLAWADAGELKRAERLEALGALNIALGVTEQVAWTGGLAVVSE; from the coding sequence ATGTCCGTCCCCTCCATCTCCATCATCGGCGCCGGCAACATCGGATCGGCGGTCGCGAGTCTGGCGGTCAAGGCCGGTGCCAGTACTCAGGTCGTGGTGCGCGACGCCTCCAAGGCCACCGACCTGTCGGGCGTCGACGTCGCCGAGATCGGTTCACCCCTGACCGGTGACATCGTTGTCCTCGCCCTGCCCTACGCCGCCATCGACGAGGTCATTGCCACCTACGGTGCACAGGCCTTCGCCGGCAAGGTCGTCGTCGACCCGACCAACCCCCTGGACTTCACCACTCTCGACTCTCTCGTCCCGGCCGGTAGCTCCGCGAGCGCCGAGCTCGCAGCGAAGCTCCCGGACGCCCAGGTGGTCAAGGCCTTCAACACCGTCTTCGCCGCCGTCCTGGCGAGCGGCACCATCGGCGCCCGCCCGGCCACTGTCCTGGTCGCCTCCGACTCCGCAGAGGCCAAGGCGGGCCTGCGCTCCTTCGTCGAGGCCGCCGGACTGGCGTGGGCCGACGCCGGCGAGCTCAAGCGGGCAGAGCGTCTGGAGGCGCTCGGGGCACTGAACATCGCCCTGGGTGTCACGGAGCAGGTCGCTTGGACCGGCGGCCTCGCCGTCGTGTCAGAGTGA
- a CDS encoding ABC transporter permease, which yields MSWVLANLPTIAGHLLAHLLQAVPAIVASFVLAIPIARLARVARPLRALLVTGSSLLYAVPSLALFVILPIILATGIRDPLNVIVALTLYGLALLVPATADALDAVDARVLDAATAMGMGRLRCFLTVELPLAGPAILTGLRVVTVSTISLTTVGAVLGVRSLGWLFTDGFQRGITAEIVTGLVATAALALVLDGLVLALGRLCLPWTWKRAGDAGAVPAAACAAASNSQEGKA from the coding sequence ATGAGCTGGGTCCTGGCCAACCTGCCCACCATCGCCGGGCACCTCCTGGCCCACCTTCTCCAGGCGGTTCCCGCGATCGTCGCCTCCTTCGTCCTGGCGATCCCCATCGCCCGGCTGGCCCGCGTGGCCCGGCCGTTGCGAGCCCTGCTGGTGACCGGCTCCTCGCTGCTCTACGCCGTCCCCTCCCTGGCGCTGTTCGTCATCCTCCCCATCATCCTGGCCACCGGCATCCGCGACCCGCTCAACGTCATCGTGGCCCTGACCCTCTACGGGCTGGCGCTCCTGGTTCCGGCCACCGCCGACGCACTCGACGCCGTTGACGCCCGCGTCCTGGACGCCGCCACCGCCATGGGCATGGGGCGCCTGCGCTGCTTCCTCACCGTCGAGCTGCCGCTGGCGGGCCCCGCTATCCTCACCGGCCTGCGCGTGGTGACGGTCTCGACGATCTCACTGACCACTGTCGGGGCGGTCCTCGGTGTGCGCAGCCTCGGCTGGCTGTTCACCGACGGCTTCCAGCGCGGCATCACCGCGGAGATCGTCACCGGCCTGGTGGCCACCGCGGCCCTGGCCCTCGTCCTGGACGGGCTCGTCCTCGCTCTGGGGCGGCTGTGCCTGCCCTGGACCTGGAAGCGCGCCGGCGACGCCGGGGCAGTCCCTGCCGCAGCCTGCGCAGCCGCCTCGAACAGTCAGGAGGGCAAGGCGTGA
- a CDS encoding VOC family protein, which yields MPHLDHVAIWVADLDSVRDFYSHWFDGHANGLYENPRTGLRTHILHFAETPAVQRGTRLEIMTRPELAEHCEAAQLGWAHVSFGLPGREDVDRLASHMSEAGVPVIDGPRQTGDGYYEATVLDPEGNRVELVASDYSDDVALRPAF from the coding sequence ATGCCTCACCTCGACCACGTCGCCATCTGGGTCGCTGACCTCGACAGTGTCCGAGACTTCTACTCCCACTGGTTCGACGGGCACGCCAACGGCCTCTATGAGAACCCGAGGACCGGCCTGCGCACCCACATCCTCCACTTCGCTGAGACCCCGGCGGTCCAGCGGGGGACCCGCCTGGAGATCATGACCCGTCCTGAGCTCGCCGAGCACTGCGAGGCCGCCCAGCTGGGGTGGGCTCACGTCTCCTTCGGCCTGCCCGGGCGTGAGGACGTCGACCGCCTGGCCTCCCACATGTCCGAGGCCGGCGTGCCGGTCATTGACGGACCTCGCCAGACCGGTGACGGATACTACGAGGCCACCGTGCTTGACCCCGAGGGCAACCGTGTCGAGCTCGTTGCCTCCGACTACTCCGACGACGTCGCCCTGCGCCCGGCCTTCTGA
- a CDS encoding dihydrofolate reductase codes for MSGLGMIWAQDVTGVLGADGGMLWRVPADFAHFKATTMGCGLVMGRTTWDSLGGPLPGRRNVVLTRDRSWRAEGAVRAGSLREGLSLAARGLAAELGHDPRDGDAAGLPRLWVIGGGSVYEQALADGLPDVLVVSVLDLDATQRARERGLPDSALVRAPGISTQEWAIDPALSDPQGQWRPASGDARWRVETWRHL; via the coding sequence ATGAGCGGCCTGGGGATGATCTGGGCCCAGGACGTCACCGGCGTCCTGGGGGCCGACGGCGGCATGCTGTGGCGCGTGCCGGCGGACTTCGCCCACTTCAAGGCCACGACCATGGGCTGCGGGCTGGTCATGGGGCGCACCACCTGGGACTCACTGGGAGGCCCCCTGCCCGGGCGGCGCAATGTGGTTCTCACCCGTGACCGCTCCTGGCGGGCCGAGGGGGCGGTCCGCGCCGGCTCGCTGCGCGAGGGGCTCTCGCTGGCGGCGCGGGGCCTGGCCGCTGAGCTGGGGCACGATCCCCGTGACGGGGATGCTGCGGGGCTGCCCCGCCTGTGGGTCATCGGTGGCGGGAGCGTCTACGAGCAGGCGCTGGCTGACGGCCTGCCTGATGTGCTCGTCGTCAGCGTCTTGGACCTGGATGCCACGCAGCGGGCCCGCGAGCGCGGCCTGCCCGACTCGGCGCTGGTGCGCGCGCCGGGGATCAGCACTCAGGAGTGGGCCATCGATCCGGCCCTCTCCGACCCGCAGGGCCAGTGGCGCCCCGCATCCGGGGACGCGCGCTGGCGCGTGGAGACCTGGCGGCACCTGTAG
- a CDS encoding ABC transporter ATP-binding protein, with protein MSSTITFDAVTKSYPAGRGSGSGSPAVDSFTARIEAGTTTVLLGSSGCGKTTLLRMVNRMVEPSSGRVLIDDEDVATRDAVALRRSIGYVMQNAGLLPHRRVIDNITLVPRLQGADRHDARCRALELMDMLDLDRDLAGRYPHQLSGGQAQRVGVARALAADPEVLLMDEPFGAVDPLVRRDLQREMARIQAELGKTIIFVTHDVDEALALGDEIILLREGAQVAQRGSGPQLLAHPADDFVARFLGLDDAARQLQLTDVAESRIVLDRAGRAVGRLADEASTEAEERA; from the coding sequence ATGAGCAGCACCATTACCTTCGATGCCGTCACCAAGTCGTACCCGGCCGGGAGGGGCTCCGGATCCGGTTCCCCCGCCGTAGACTCCTTCACCGCCCGCATTGAGGCCGGCACTACCACCGTCCTGCTGGGATCGTCCGGCTGTGGCAAGACGACCCTGCTGCGCATGGTCAACCGCATGGTGGAGCCCTCCAGCGGACGGGTCCTCATCGATGACGAGGACGTCGCCACCCGCGATGCCGTGGCCCTGCGTCGCTCCATCGGCTACGTCATGCAGAACGCGGGGCTGCTGCCGCACCGGCGCGTCATCGACAACATCACCCTCGTGCCCCGCCTCCAGGGTGCCGACCGCCACGACGCCCGGTGCCGGGCCCTTGAGCTCATGGACATGCTCGACCTTGACCGCGACCTGGCGGGGCGCTACCCCCACCAGCTCTCCGGCGGCCAGGCCCAGCGGGTCGGGGTCGCCCGGGCACTGGCCGCCGATCCCGAGGTGCTCCTCATGGACGAGCCCTTCGGAGCTGTCGACCCCCTCGTGCGTCGCGACCTCCAGCGCGAGATGGCCCGCATCCAGGCCGAGCTGGGGAAGACCATCATCTTCGTCACCCACGACGTCGACGAGGCCCTCGCCCTGGGCGACGAGATCATCCTCCTGCGCGAAGGTGCCCAGGTCGCCCAGCGCGGCAGCGGCCCCCAGCTGCTGGCCCACCCGGCCGACGACTTCGTCGCCCGCTTCCTCGGCCTCGACGACGCCGCCCGCCAGCTTCAGCTCACCGACGTCGCCGAGTCCCGGATCGTCCTGGACCGCGCCGGCCGCGCCGTCGGGCGCCTGGCCGACGAAGCCTCCACGGAGGCGGAGGAACGGGCATGA
- a CDS encoding ABC transporter substrate-binding protein: protein MTAPSNPRPGKQLTRRGLLAGVGATAGLLALSACSDTDPFAVDQASGGYSGGPIIIGSQQYYSNEIIAELYAQMMEKTGLTVTRQYQIGQREVYLPELEAGKIHVIPEYGGNLLEYYSKTSASGSPTATAPPSRAAGDTASIQDTLLRTLPHSLTVLNPAEATDQDSLTVTKATAQAHSLTSIGDLASLGRPITIAANSEFTTRPYGPKGLKAVYGVDASVTPVEDSGGPLTVKALTDGTVDVADIYSSDPAIRAKDLVILSDPQMLILPQNVTPLVSASLPAIAATAINRVSALLTPDELRSLNQRSTGEKLSSTTIATDWLTSKKLL from the coding sequence ATGACTGCACCGTCCAACCCGCGCCCCGGCAAGCAGCTGACGCGACGCGGCCTGCTGGCCGGCGTCGGTGCGACCGCCGGCTTGCTCGCCCTGAGCGCCTGCTCCGACACCGACCCCTTCGCCGTCGACCAAGCCTCGGGAGGCTACTCCGGCGGCCCGATCATCATCGGCAGCCAGCAGTACTACTCCAACGAGATCATCGCCGAGCTCTACGCCCAGATGATGGAGAAGACGGGCCTGACCGTCACCCGCCAGTACCAGATCGGCCAGCGGGAGGTCTACCTGCCCGAGCTCGAGGCCGGCAAGATCCACGTCATCCCCGAGTACGGCGGCAACCTGCTGGAGTACTACAGCAAGACCTCCGCCTCAGGCAGTCCCACCGCCACCGCGCCCCCCTCCCGCGCCGCCGGCGATACCGCCTCCATCCAGGACACCCTGCTGAGGACCCTGCCGCACTCGCTGACCGTCCTGAACCCGGCCGAGGCGACGGATCAGGACTCCCTGACCGTCACCAAGGCCACCGCCCAGGCCCACTCCCTGACCTCCATCGGCGACTTGGCCTCACTGGGGCGGCCCATTACGATCGCCGCGAACTCGGAGTTCACCACCCGCCCATACGGCCCCAAGGGCCTCAAGGCCGTCTACGGCGTCGACGCCTCCGTCACGCCGGTGGAGGACTCCGGCGGGCCTCTGACCGTCAAGGCCCTCACCGACGGCACCGTCGACGTCGCCGACATCTACTCCTCCGATCCCGCCATCAGGGCCAAGGACCTCGTCATCCTGTCCGACCCCCAGATGCTCATCCTCCCGCAGAACGTCACCCCGCTGGTCTCCGCCTCACTGCCGGCCATCGCGGCCACCGCCATCAACCGGGTCTCGGCCCTGCTGACCCCCGACGAGCTGCGCTCCCTCAACCAGCGCTCCACCGGCGAGAAGCTCAGCTCCACGACCATCGCCACCGACTGGCTCACCTCCAAGAAGCTGCTCTGA
- a CDS encoding DeoR/GlpR family DNA-binding transcription regulator, whose product MRDSPHERRRTILRALSPTTVHSVQALSRLTGVSVITIRRDLAELAHEGLVTRVHGGALRAPRRGAARPASMRRRQDVEIKRRLAQATAELIEDGEAVIIDSGTTCEMVAEQLAGRDIRVLCLSLGAGAAVASVRGAAVTIAGGPVDPESLSLFSAEAVEAVRAFRADVAVLSTCAVSTREGLTVMGSDDAMVKRTIMASSTRRVLPTAPSKIAQTSTYRFGRIEDLDTLLTTSQIAPDTLEEMRGAGVDVVLCD is encoded by the coding sequence ATGCGCGACAGTCCCCACGAGAGGCGCCGTACGATACTGCGCGCCCTGAGCCCCACCACAGTACACAGTGTGCAGGCGCTGTCCCGGCTGACCGGGGTCTCGGTCATCACCATCCGCCGGGACCTGGCCGAGCTGGCCCACGAGGGCCTGGTGACCCGGGTCCACGGCGGCGCTTTGCGTGCACCGCGCCGTGGGGCCGCCCGGCCGGCCTCCATGCGTCGCAGGCAGGATGTGGAGATCAAGCGCCGTCTGGCGCAGGCCACCGCCGAGCTCATAGAGGACGGGGAGGCGGTCATCATCGACTCCGGGACCACCTGCGAGATGGTGGCCGAGCAGCTCGCCGGCCGCGACATCCGGGTTCTGTGCCTGTCGCTGGGCGCCGGTGCAGCAGTGGCCTCCGTGCGTGGAGCCGCAGTGACCATCGCGGGCGGCCCGGTGGATCCGGAGTCCCTCTCCCTGTTCTCCGCCGAGGCGGTCGAGGCGGTGCGCGCGTTCCGCGCCGACGTCGCGGTCCTATCCACCTGCGCCGTGTCCACCCGCGAGGGCCTGACCGTCATGGGGTCCGACGACGCGATGGTCAAGCGCACCATCATGGCCTCTTCCACCCGACGCGTTCTGCCGACCGCACCGAGCAAGATCGCCCAGACCAGCACCTACCGGTTCGGGCGTATCGAGGACCTCGACACGCTGTTGACAACAAGCCAGATCGCCCCCGACACCCTTGAGGAGATGCGGGGCGCCGGAGTCGACGTCGTGCTGTGCGACTAA
- a CDS encoding winged helix-turn-helix transcriptional regulator produces the protein MADTEQPTGTQQAGEMAPNPYSRSCPSRGLLKSLGDLWTVLVVGALHEAGRPQRFKEISTRVDGISTKMLTQTLRGLERDGLIERHQYPEIPPRVTYELTDSGKGLAEALAHVETWATEHLGAVSQARARYDAEH, from the coding sequence GTGGCCGACACTGAGCAGCCGACCGGCACGCAGCAGGCGGGGGAGATGGCTCCCAACCCCTATAGCCGCAGTTGCCCCTCACGCGGCCTGCTCAAGTCGCTCGGCGACCTGTGGACCGTGCTCGTCGTCGGGGCGCTTCACGAAGCGGGCCGGCCGCAACGCTTCAAGGAGATATCGACCCGCGTCGACGGTATCTCCACCAAGATGCTCACCCAGACCCTCAGGGGCCTTGAGCGTGATGGACTCATCGAGCGCCATCAATACCCTGAGATCCCACCGCGAGTGACCTACGAGCTCACCGACTCAGGCAAGGGGCTGGCGGAGGCGCTGGCTCACGTCGAGACCTGGGCCACTGAGCACCTCGGCGCTGTCAGCCAGGCCCGGGCGCGCTACGACGCCGAGCACTGA
- the fumC gene encoding class II fumarate hydratase, translating to MTTDAKTPNQAVTTRTESDSMGTIEVDANRYWGAQTERSLHNFDIGRETFVWGRPMIKALGILKKSAALANAELGELPADIAELIAKAGDEVIAGDLDAEFPLVVFQTGSGTQSNMNSNEVISNRAIELAGGERGSKTPVHPNDHVNRGQSSNDTFPTAMHIAVVNELAAMYPRVQQLRDTLDAKAKAYADVVMVGRTHLQDATPITLGQVISGWVAQIDFALDGIRYADSRARELAIGGTAVGTGLNAHPKFGALCAKKISEETGIEFTQADNLFAALGAHDALVQVSGALRVLADALMKIANDVRWYASGPRNGIGELIIPENEPGSSIMPGKVNPTQCEAMTMVATKVFGNDATVGFAGSQGNFQLNVFKPVMAWCVLESIQLLGDTCVSFDTNCAYGIEPNTERIKANLETNLMQVTALNRHIGYDKASKIAKNAHHKGLSLRESALELGFVTAEEFDKWVVPMDMTHPSAAED from the coding sequence ATGACAACTGATGCAAAGACGCCCAACCAGGCTGTCACGACCCGCACCGAATCCGACTCCATGGGCACCATCGAGGTGGACGCCAACCGTTACTGGGGGGCCCAGACCGAGCGGAGCCTGCACAACTTCGACATCGGCCGCGAGACCTTCGTGTGGGGCCGCCCCATGATCAAGGCCCTGGGGATCCTCAAGAAGTCCGCCGCCCTGGCCAACGCCGAGCTCGGCGAGCTGCCCGCCGACATCGCCGAGCTCATCGCCAAGGCCGGCGACGAGGTCATCGCCGGTGACCTCGACGCCGAGTTCCCGCTCGTGGTCTTCCAGACCGGCTCGGGCACCCAGTCCAACATGAACTCCAACGAGGTCATCTCCAACCGCGCCATCGAGCTTGCCGGCGGCGAGCGCGGCTCCAAGACCCCGGTCCACCCCAACGACCACGTCAACCGCGGCCAGTCCTCCAACGACACCTTCCCCACGGCCATGCACATCGCCGTCGTCAACGAGCTGGCCGCCATGTACCCGCGCGTCCAGCAGCTGCGCGACACCCTGGACGCCAAGGCCAAGGCCTACGCCGACGTCGTCATGGTGGGCCGCACCCACCTGCAGGACGCCACCCCCATCACCTTGGGCCAGGTCATCAGCGGCTGGGTCGCCCAGATCGACTTCGCCCTCGACGGCATCCGCTACGCCGACTCCCGCGCCCGCGAGCTCGCCATCGGTGGGACCGCCGTCGGCACCGGCCTCAACGCCCACCCGAAGTTCGGGGCCCTGTGCGCCAAGAAGATCTCCGAGGAGACCGGCATCGAGTTCACCCAGGCGGACAATCTCTTCGCCGCCCTGGGCGCCCACGACGCCCTGGTTCAGGTCTCCGGCGCCCTGCGAGTCCTGGCCGACGCCCTCATGAAGATCGCCAACGACGTGCGCTGGTACGCCTCCGGCCCCCGCAACGGCATCGGCGAGCTCATCATCCCGGAGAATGAGCCCGGCAGCTCGATCATGCCCGGCAAGGTCAACCCCACCCAGTGCGAGGCCATGACCATGGTGGCCACGAAGGTCTTCGGCAACGACGCCACCGTCGGCTTCGCCGGCTCCCAGGGCAACTTCCAGCTCAACGTCTTCAAGCCGGTCATGGCCTGGTGCGTCCTGGAGTCCATCCAGCTCCTGGGTGACACCTGCGTCTCCTTCGACACCAACTGCGCCTACGGCATCGAGCCCAACACCGAGCGGATCAAGGCCAACCTGGAGACCAACCTCATGCAGGTCACCGCCCTCAACCGCCACATCGGCTACGACAAGGCCTCCAAGATCGCCAAGAACGCGCACCACAAGGGCCTGTCCCTGCGTGAGTCCGCCCTCGAGCTCGGCTTCGTCACCGCTGAGGAGTTCGACAAGTGGGTCGTGCCCATGGACATGACCCACCCCAGCGCCGCTGAGGACTGA
- a CDS encoding nuclear transport factor 2 family protein — protein MTDTTRTGADFDASYLRTWTEPDADQRRALIEQMWAPHGSLHISSPALTVTGTADIAEHINRVHNDRIAGQGLTFSYDQRMESGDALLLRWSMTTPSGDVVGRGVDTVFRDVDGKVTHAYMFMGVN, from the coding sequence ATGACCGACACCACCCGTACCGGTGCCGACTTCGACGCGAGCTACCTGCGCACCTGGACTGAGCCCGACGCCGATCAGCGCCGTGCACTCATCGAGCAGATGTGGGCCCCGCACGGGTCGCTGCACATCTCCTCACCCGCCTTGACCGTCACAGGAACAGCCGACATCGCTGAGCACATCAACCGCGTCCACAACGACCGCATTGCAGGTCAGGGCCTGACCTTCAGCTATGACCAGCGCATGGAGTCCGGCGACGCACTATTGCTGCGCTGGTCGATGACCACCCCAAGCGGCGACGTCGTAGGGCGCGGAGTCGACACCGTCTTCCGCGACGTCGACGGCAAGGTGACGCACGCCTACATGTTCATGGGCGTGAACTGA
- a CDS encoding ABC transporter permease, with protein MRFVLAALAYIADPAHWSGAMGIGPLLVQHVLYSLAGVLIAALIGVPAGWWVGHTGRGRTWVQPLSGMARSLPTLGLITLFGLVLGVGLSAPMIAFVILALPSVLAGAMSGVRAASVMAVDGARASGMSELQVLGRVEIPLGAPLLVGGLRSASLQVISTATLAAYTGAGGLGRLMFLGLKTQDYVMMLASALLVISLALASEAIFALIQWGVTPPGARQHRKESA; from the coding sequence GTGAGGTTCGTTCTGGCCGCCCTGGCCTACATCGCCGATCCCGCTCACTGGAGCGGGGCCATGGGGATCGGCCCGCTGCTGGTCCAGCATGTCCTCTACTCCCTGGCCGGTGTCCTCATCGCCGCCCTCATCGGGGTCCCCGCCGGCTGGTGGGTGGGGCACACCGGACGCGGGCGCACCTGGGTGCAGCCGCTCAGCGGCATGGCCCGCTCCCTGCCCACCCTCGGCCTCATCACGCTGTTCGGCCTCGTTCTCGGGGTCGGCCTGAGCGCCCCCATGATCGCCTTCGTCATCCTGGCCCTGCCCAGTGTCCTGGCCGGAGCCATGAGCGGGGTGCGGGCGGCCTCAGTCATGGCCGTCGACGGCGCCCGGGCCAGCGGCATGAGCGAGCTGCAGGTGCTGGGCCGGGTCGAGATTCCCCTGGGAGCGCCGCTACTCGTCGGCGGGCTGCGCTCGGCCAGCCTCCAGGTCATCTCCACCGCCACACTGGCCGCCTACACCGGCGCCGGCGGGCTCGGCCGACTCATGTTCCTGGGCCTCAAGACCCAGGACTACGTCATGATGCTGGCCTCGGCGCTCCTGGTCATCTCCCTAGCCCTGGCCTCCGAGGCCATCTTCGCCCTCATCCAATGGGGGGTCACGCCCCCAGGTGCCCGGCAGCACCGGAAGGAATCAGCATGA